The window GACCAGCTTCTTCTCTTGCAGGGTGATCAATGCCTGTTGGACCGTCGGTATCTCGATCTTCCCGTGTTCGGCGGCAATCCCGGCCAACTGGCCCGGGGATGTCGGGGGGAAGGGGCACTGCGCAGGTGGCGATGCATTACCTTGAAATATCTCGCTTCAAACGCTTTTTGAGGCACTGTGCGTATCCCGCTATTCTCGGAATGTCGTTGAAAATCCAACGATCAGGCCTGGAAACCTGCAAGTAGGAATATTGCGCCACCCTTCAGCACGATGGTTGGTGCCCTTGAGATTCAGTATTCCGCGGGAGCCAAGCGCATGAGCGTTTCTTGTAAGTCGCCGTTTCAGATTTTACCCCTCAGCACCCAGGCATTCGCCGGAGGTGCCCAATGAGCCCATCACCCCTCATCAAAACCCTCGGTGCCGTCACCTTTTCCACCTGCGGTTCCCAAGGCCGCGAGCTGTTCCGCGTCAATGCCGATGTGCCGATCCTGGAAGCCATGGAGCATGCTTCCCTGTTACTGCAGTGCGCCAAGGCGTTGTCCCTCGATGCGGCATTGGATGCAAAGGATGGCGAGCGATATGCCTGGGCGGCGCATTATCTGGGGGAGATGGGGAAGGCGGTGATCGACGATCTTACGCAGCGGATGTTGCTTGAAGCGTAGGTCTGCAACGTTCAGCGAATAGCGATTGGGCGGTGGGTGTCGGCAGGCCCGCCGCGTTATCGTTCTTCGTCGGAACGCCGCCCGTAGCAAGCTCTGCTCCTACAGGGCGCGTGCGGCTCGTCACTGGATGTCTTTCAGGTAGTTCTTTAGCAGATCAAGCGGTGCCGTCAGGTCTGCGGTGGTCCGTACCTGATTGCAGTCATCGGCCAATCGCCGCAGTTCACGCCCCAGGGGCTTGTCCGTCCCGCCCACGGCGTCCATCGCGACGGCCACGCAGGCATTGAGCTTGCCCCGGATCGCCTCGACATCGCCCTGGCGCACCAACAGCTCGAACACATCCTTCTGGTACTCGCCCATCACCACGTCATCGCGCAAAAGCGGGCTCCCGCCGTCACGTTCGTGGGCCAGTTTGAGGGCAAAAAGAGCGACGGTTTCCAGTTGCGATTCCATGAGGCGTTTTCCTCCGCCGAGCGCTGCGGCCGCTGGTGGTCACTTTTCTACAGACGAAAAAAAAGACCTTGATAATCAAGGTCTTTTTCAATCTTGGTGCCCCGAGGGAGACTCGAACTCCCACTCCTTTCGAAAACGGATTTTGAATCCGCCGCGTCTACCAATTCCGCCATCAGGGCTCAATGGCGGCGAAGTATAGAGAGGCGCCTACCGTTGGTCAATTGCCTTTCATGGTCAATTTTGACGAATTCCGCTAAACTTTCCGGCCCTGCTGGACGAACCTCCCATCATGCGCGTCGCTGACTTTACTTTCGAACTCCCCGATTCCCTGATCGCTCGCCATCCGCTGGCCGAGCGTCGCCACAGCCGCCTGCTGACCCTCGATGGGCCCAGCGGGGCCCTGGCGCATCGTCAATTCACCGATCTGCTCGAGTATCTGCGCCCGGGCGACCTGATGGTGTTCAACAACACCCGGGTCATCCCGGCCCGGCTGTTCGGCCAGAAGGCTTCCGGCGGCAAGCTGGAAATCCTCGTGGAGCGGGTGCTCGACAGTCATCGCGTGCTGGCCCACGTGCGCTCCAGCAAGTCGCCCAAGCCCGGCTCGAAGATCCTGATCGACGGTGGTGGCGAGGCCGAGATGCTGGCCCGGCACGATGCGCTGTTCGAACTGGGCTTCGCCGAGGAGGTGCTGCCGCTGCTGGAGCGTGTCGGCCACATGCCGTTGCCTCCTTATATAGACCGTCCTGACGAGGGCGCCGACCGCGAGCGCTACCAGACGGTCTACGCCGAGCGCCTGGGTGCCGTCGCCGCACCGACCGCCGGCCTGCATTTCGACCAGCCCCTGCTGGAGGCGATCGCCGCCAAGGGCGTCGAAACCGCGTTCGTCACCCTGCACGTCGGTGCCGGCACTTTCCAGCCGGTGCGCGTGGAGCGTATCGAAGACCACCACATGCACAGCGAATGGCTGGAAGTCGGCCAGGACGTGGTGGATGCCGTGGCCGCCTGTCGTGCTCGCGGTGGCCGGGTGGTCGCCGTGGGCACCACCAGCGTGCGTTCGCTGGAGAGCGCGGCCCGCGATGGTGTGCTCAAGCCGTTCAGTGGTGATACCGACATCTTCATTTTCCCGGGCCGGCCGTTCCATGTGGTCGATGCCCTGGTCACCAACTTCCACCTGCCCGAATCCACGCTGCTGATGCTGGTTTCGGCCTTCGCCGGTTACCCGGAAACCATGGCCGCCTACCAGGCCGCCGTGGACAACGGTTACCGCTTCTTCAGTTACGGTGATGCGATGTTCATCACCCGCAACCCCGCGCCGACCGGACCCCAGGCATCGGCACCCGAGGATCAAGCATGAGTCGCACCTGTCGTATGTCGTTCGAGTTGCTGGCCACCGATGGCAAGGCCCGTCGCGGTCGCCTGACGTTCCCGCGCGGCACCGTCGAGACCCCGGCGTTCATGCCGGTGGGCACCTACGGCACGGTCAAGGGCATGCTGCCACGGGACATCGTTGCCACCGGCGCCGAGATCATCCTCGGCAACACCTTCCACCTGTGGCTGCGCCCGGGTACCGAGGTGATCAAGGAACACGGCGACCTGCACGACTTCATGCAGTGGAAAGGCCCGATCCTCACCGACTCGGGTGGTTTCCAGGTCTTCAGCCTGGGCGCCATGCGCAAGATCAAGGAGGAGGGCGTGACCTTCGCTTCGCCGGTCGACGGCGCCAAGGTGTTCATGGGCCCGGAAGAGTCGATGCAGGTGCAGCGCGACCTGGGCTCGGACATCGTGATGATCTTCGACGAGTGCACGCCGTATCCGGCCGATGAAGACGTCGCGCGGGTGTCGATGGAGCTGTCGCTGCGCTGGGCCCAGCGTTCGAAGAACGCCCATGGTGACAACACCGCCGCGCTGTTCGGCATCGTCCAGGGTGGCATGCACGAGAACCTGCGCATGCGTTCCCTCGAGGGCCTGGAGAAAATCGGCTTCGACGGCCTGGCCATTGGCGGCCTGTCGGTGGGCGAGCCCAAGCACGAGATGATCAAGGTGCTGGACTACCTGCCAGGGCGCATGCCGGCTGACAAACCTCGTTACCTTATGGGCGTTGGCAAGCCGGAAGATCTGGTGGAGGGTGTGCGCCGCGGGGTGGACATGTTCGATTGCGTGATGCCAACCCGTAATGCCCGCAATGGGCATCTGTTCATCGACACCGGTGTGCTGAAGATCCGCAATGCGTTCCATCGCCATGATGATTCGCCACTGGATCCGACCTGCGACTGCTACACCTGCCAGAACTTCTCCCGTGCTTATCTGCATCATTTGGACAAGTGCGGCGAAATGCTCGGGAGTATGTTGAATACCATCCACAACTTGCGGCATTACCAGCGCCTGATGGCTGGTTTGCGCGAGGCTATTCAACAGGGTACATTGGCCGCCTTTGTCGATGCCTTCTATGCCAAGCGCGGGCTTCCCGTGCCGCCCTTGGACTGACTTTTCAGAATCGTATTCTCGTAACTGGAGTGTTAAATGAGCTTTTTCATCTCTAACGCGTTCGCCGACGGCGCGGCCCCTGCTGCTGCGGCCGGTCCTGCGGGCGGCTTCGAGTGGATCTTCCTGGTCGGCTTCCTGGTCATCTTCTACCTGATGATCTGGCGCCCACAGGCCAAGCGTGCCAAGGAGCAGAAGAACCTGCTGGGCAGCCTGGCCAAGGGTGACGAAGTGGTGACCACCGGTGGTATCGCCGGCAAGATCGTCAAGGTGACCGACGAGTTCGTGGTACTGGAGATTTCCGATACCGTCGAAATGAAGTTCCAGAAGGGTGCCGTTGCGGCCACCCTGCCTAAAGGCACACTGAAAGCGATCTGAGTTTCAATATTCAACAATCGACGGGGCGCGCAAGGCGCCCCGCGTCATAAGCGGGCGGCGTGATGCTGAACAAATACCCTCTGTGGAAATACGTACTGATCGTGGTGGTGCTGGCGATCGGTTTTATTTATTCCGCTCCCAATCTCTACCCTGACGATGCGGCCATCCAGGTCAGCGGTGCCAGCACGGCGCTGCAGGTCAACCAGGCCGATCTGGACCGGGCGAGCAAGGCGCTCACCGATGCCGGCATCAGCGTCAAGGCCGCGACCCTGGCCGCCAACGGCAAGGATGGCCTGCTGCGCCTGAGCAAGCAGGAAGACCAACTGCCCGCCAAGGATGTAGTGCGCAAGGCGCTCGGCGACGATTACGTAGTGGCCCTCAACCTGGCACAGACCACCCCGCAATGGCTGCGTAACCTCGGTGCGCACCCGATGAAGCTGGGCCTGGACCTGTCCGGTGGTGTGCACTTCCTGCTGGAAGTGGACATGGACAAGGCCGTCGATGCCCGCCTGAAAGTCTACGAAGGCGACGTCAAGAGCCTGCTGCGCAAGGAGCGTGTGCGTTATCGCAGCCTGCCGCAGCTCAATGGCGCCATCCAGCTGGGCTTCACCGACAACGATACCCGCGAGCAGGCTCGTGCCCTGATTCGCAAGAGCTTCAACGATTTCGACATTGTTCCAGCCGACCTGAATGGCCAGCCGGTACTGCGTCTGGCGATGACCCCGGCCAAGCTGGCGGAAATTCGCGAATACTCCATCAAGCAGAACCTGACCACGGTACGTAACCGCGTCAACGAGCTGGGTGTAGCCGAGCCGCTGGTGCAGCGCCAGGGTGCCAACCGCATCGTGGTCGAGCTGCCGGGCGTGCAGGACACCGCGGAAGCCAAGCGGATCCTCGGCAAGACCGCCAGCCTCGAGTTCCGCCTGGCCGCCGAGCCGGGTGCGTCGAAGGCGACCTCCGAAGAATTCGAGTTCCGTGAGGGCAAGCGCCCGCCTGCGCTGATCGAGCGTGGCCTGATCATCACCGGTGACCAGGTGACCGATGCCAAGGCCGGTTTCGGCGAGCACGGCAGCCCGGAAGTGAACATCCGCCTGGACGGCCATGGTGGTGAGCTGATGAGCCGTGCCACGCGCACCAACGTCGGTCGCCAGATGGCGGTGATCTTCATCGAGCAGCGTCCGGTCACCACCTACACCAAGCAGGTGGTCAACGGCGTCGAGAAGGAAGTCGCGGTACAGAGCTTCAAGGAAGACAAGAAGATCATCAGCCTGGCGACCATCCAGTCGCCGCTGGGTTCGCAGTTCCGCATCACCGGCCTGAACGGCCAGGGTGAATCGTCCGAGCTGGCCCTGCTGCTGCGTGCCGGTGGCCTGGCCGCGCCGATGTACTTCGCTGAAGAACGTACCATTGGCCCGAGCCTGGGTGCCGACAACATCACCAAGGGTATCGATGCGTCGCTGTGGGGCATGCTGTTCGTCTCGCTGTTCATCATCGCGATCTACCGCTTCTTCGGCATCATCGCCACCGTGGCCCTGGCCTTCAACATGGTCGTGCTGCTGGCGCTGATGTCCCTGCTGGGGGCGACGCTGACCCTGCCGGGTATTGCCGGTATCGTGCTGACCATGGGCATGGCGGTCGACGCCAACGTGCTGATCTTCTCGCGGATCCGTGAAGAGATCGCGGCGGGCATGAGTGTTCAGCGGGCGATCAACGAAGGTTTCAACCGTGCCTACACGGCGATCGTCGACGCCAACCTGACCAGCCTGCTGGTGGGTGGCATCCTGTTCGCCATGGGGACCGGTCCGGTCAAGGGCTTCGCGGTAACCATGTCCCTCGGGATCTTTACCTCGATGTTCACGGCCATCATGGTGACCCGCGCGATGGTCAACCTGATCTTCGGCGGTCGTGACTTCAAGAAGTTGTGGATTTAAGGGGCTGCCATGTTACGTACTATCAACTTCATGGGCGTCCGCAACGTTGCGTTCGGCGTCACTGTGCTCCTCACTCTCGTGGCGCTGTTCAGTTGGTTCCACAAGGGCCTGAACTACGGTCTGGACTTTACCGGCGGTACGCTCATCGAGCTGACCTACGAACGTCCGGCGGACGTGACCAAGGTTCGCGCGCAACTGAGCGACGCCGGCTATCACGAGGCGATCGTGCAGAGCTTCGGCGCCACTACCGACCTGCTGGTGCGCATGCCGGGTGAAGACCCGCAACTGGGCCATCAGGTGGCGGATGCGCTGCAGAAGGTCGGCGGCGAAAACCCGGCACAGGTCAAGCGCGTCGAGTTCGTCGGCCCGCAGGTCGGTGAGGAACTGCGCGATCAGGGCGGCCTCGGCATGCTGATGGCGCTGGGCGGCATCCTGATCTACCTGGCCTTCCGCTTCCAGTGGAAGTTCGCGGTCGGTGCCATCGTCTCGCTGGTGCACGACGTGGTGGTGACGGTGGGTATCCTGTCGTTCTTCCAGATCACCTTCGACCTGACGGTGCTGGCGGCGGTGCTGGCGATCATCGGCTACTCGCTCAACGACACCATCGTGGTATTCGACCGGGTTCGCGAGAACTTCCGGGTGCTGCGCAAGGCCAGCCTGATCGAGAACATCAACATCTCGACCACCCAGACCCTGCTGCGCACCATGGCGACCTCGATCTCCACCCTGTTGGCGATCGCGGCGCTGCTGTTCTTCGGTGGCGACAACCTGCACGGTTTCTCCGTGGCGCTGTTCGTCGGTGTCCTGGCGGGTACCTACTCGTCGATCTACATCGCCAACGTGGTGCTGATCTGGCTGAACCTGAGCAGCGAGGACCTGATTCCTCCTGCCAACACCCAGAAGGAAATCGACGACCGTCCTTGACGACCGTCCATCCTCCGGCTGTCACCCTC of the Pseudomonas vanderleydeniana genome contains:
- a CDS encoding DUF3077 domain-containing protein codes for the protein MSPSPLIKTLGAVTFSTCGSQGRELFRVNADVPILEAMEHASLLLQCAKALSLDAALDAKDGERYAWAAHYLGEMGKAVIDDLTQRMLLEA
- the queA gene encoding tRNA preQ1(34) S-adenosylmethionine ribosyltransferase-isomerase QueA → MRVADFTFELPDSLIARHPLAERRHSRLLTLDGPSGALAHRQFTDLLEYLRPGDLMVFNNTRVIPARLFGQKASGGKLEILVERVLDSHRVLAHVRSSKSPKPGSKILIDGGGEAEMLARHDALFELGFAEEVLPLLERVGHMPLPPYIDRPDEGADRERYQTVYAERLGAVAAPTAGLHFDQPLLEAIAAKGVETAFVTLHVGAGTFQPVRVERIEDHHMHSEWLEVGQDVVDAVAACRARGGRVVAVGTTSVRSLESAARDGVLKPFSGDTDIFIFPGRPFHVVDALVTNFHLPESTLLMLVSAFAGYPETMAAYQAAVDNGYRFFSYGDAMFITRNPAPTGPQASAPEDQA
- the tgt gene encoding tRNA guanosine(34) transglycosylase Tgt encodes the protein MSFELLATDGKARRGRLTFPRGTVETPAFMPVGTYGTVKGMLPRDIVATGAEIILGNTFHLWLRPGTEVIKEHGDLHDFMQWKGPILTDSGGFQVFSLGAMRKIKEEGVTFASPVDGAKVFMGPEESMQVQRDLGSDIVMIFDECTPYPADEDVARVSMELSLRWAQRSKNAHGDNTAALFGIVQGGMHENLRMRSLEGLEKIGFDGLAIGGLSVGEPKHEMIKVLDYLPGRMPADKPRYLMGVGKPEDLVEGVRRGVDMFDCVMPTRNARNGHLFIDTGVLKIRNAFHRHDDSPLDPTCDCYTCQNFSRAYLHHLDKCGEMLGSMLNTIHNLRHYQRLMAGLREAIQQGTLAAFVDAFYAKRGLPVPPLD
- the yajC gene encoding preprotein translocase subunit YajC, translating into MSFFISNAFADGAAPAAAAGPAGGFEWIFLVGFLVIFYLMIWRPQAKRAKEQKNLLGSLAKGDEVVTTGGIAGKIVKVTDEFVVLEISDTVEMKFQKGAVAATLPKGTLKAI
- the secD gene encoding protein translocase subunit SecD, which produces MLNKYPLWKYVLIVVVLAIGFIYSAPNLYPDDAAIQVSGASTALQVNQADLDRASKALTDAGISVKAATLAANGKDGLLRLSKQEDQLPAKDVVRKALGDDYVVALNLAQTTPQWLRNLGAHPMKLGLDLSGGVHFLLEVDMDKAVDARLKVYEGDVKSLLRKERVRYRSLPQLNGAIQLGFTDNDTREQARALIRKSFNDFDIVPADLNGQPVLRLAMTPAKLAEIREYSIKQNLTTVRNRVNELGVAEPLVQRQGANRIVVELPGVQDTAEAKRILGKTASLEFRLAAEPGASKATSEEFEFREGKRPPALIERGLIITGDQVTDAKAGFGEHGSPEVNIRLDGHGGELMSRATRTNVGRQMAVIFIEQRPVTTYTKQVVNGVEKEVAVQSFKEDKKIISLATIQSPLGSQFRITGLNGQGESSELALLLRAGGLAAPMYFAEERTIGPSLGADNITKGIDASLWGMLFVSLFIIAIYRFFGIIATVALAFNMVVLLALMSLLGATLTLPGIAGIVLTMGMAVDANVLIFSRIREEIAAGMSVQRAINEGFNRAYTAIVDANLTSLLVGGILFAMGTGPVKGFAVTMSLGIFTSMFTAIMVTRAMVNLIFGGRDFKKLWI
- the secF gene encoding protein translocase subunit SecF, whose product is MLRTINFMGVRNVAFGVTVLLTLVALFSWFHKGLNYGLDFTGGTLIELTYERPADVTKVRAQLSDAGYHEAIVQSFGATTDLLVRMPGEDPQLGHQVADALQKVGGENPAQVKRVEFVGPQVGEELRDQGGLGMLMALGGILIYLAFRFQWKFAVGAIVSLVHDVVVTVGILSFFQITFDLTVLAAVLAIIGYSLNDTIVVFDRVRENFRVLRKASLIENINISTTQTLLRTMATSISTLLAIAALLFFGGDNLHGFSVALFVGVLAGTYSSIYIANVVLIWLNLSSEDLIPPANTQKEIDDRP